The genomic stretch AAGGATTTGTTACCTGCAGTAAATGAAAGAAATGCTGGGCGTATTATGTATTGTACTGATGATAAACATTTAGACGATATTATGAAAGAGGGTTCGATTGATTTTTGTATTCGAACAGCAATCGAATATGGGATTCATCCAGTAACTGCCTATTCAATGGCGACTTTAAATCCAGCTACTTGCTATGGTTTAAAACAAAAAGGTGCAATAGCTCCTGGATATGAAGCAAACTTTGTATTTTTAAGTGATTTAGAATTAGTAGAAATTACTGATGTATGGTGTAAAAATGAATTTACCGTAAGAAATAGTCAAAATACCTATTTTATAAAAAATGAAGAGTCAAAATTGATTGAATCTAAATTAAGCTTAGGTGATATAAAGATTGAAGATCTTGAGTTGAAAACAGACTCACAAACGTTCGCTAACATTATTGAAATTAATCCGAATAGTATTGTTACAAATCATATAATTGATAAAATCACGATTGAAAATAATTCATTCAAGCCAAGTGCAAAAGAAAACTTAAGTAAAATAGCAGTAATCGATCGCTATCATTCAGAAAAAGAAATTGGTTTAGGAATTGTTAAAGGTCTAAATTTAATTGATGGAGCGATCGCAACGACCATTGCTCATGATTCTCACCAATTAATCGTTGCCGGCATGAATGATGATGATATGTATGTTGCGGTCAAGACAATTGAAGAAATGAACGGTGGAATTGTTATCGTATCTTCGGGAAAAGTAATCGCTAAATTATCATTACCAATTGGAGGATTAATGAGTAATCAGTCTGCAGAAGAAGTAGAAGCAGGTTTACATCAAATTGAGAATTCTTTGCTAAAAATCAGACCTAACAATACGTTTAATGCTTTCTTAACTTTATCTTTCCTTGCATTACCTGTTATACCGAGTATAAAAATTACGACTAAAGGTTTATTTAGTGTAAATGAATTTAAATTTATTCCTGTTTTGGTTAATGAGTAAAATAGAATACTGTACTAAATGAGACTCCGAGAATTGGGGTCTTTTTGAAGTTTAAACAGTTTGATAGGTCACATTACCTAAAATTAAATTTGAATTTTTAAATAGAATTGATGAAATTCTTATACAATAGTAAATGAGAAATATTCGATAAACAATCAGTTAAAATGGATTTAGGAGAAGAATGCATGTCAGAAGTGATTTTTAACCATTTAAGAAAAGTCCCACTCTTTAAAAGCCTTACAGATGTAGAGCTTCAATCTATTGTGGACATTTCATATACAAGAGAATATATTGCAAAATCATTTATCTTTATGCAAGGAGAAAGTCTAGACAGAGTATTTTTTATCCATTCCGGTAAAATAAAAATACATATAAATGATCTGTCAGGGAAAGAGCAAATTGTTTCGATTCCACAAGCTGAAGAAATGTTTCCTCATGTTGGTTTATTTCTTAAAGGTACTTTTCCTGCACATGCTGAAGTTATTAAAGCTGCCAAATTAATTGTTTTACCAATTGCAGATTTTGAGCTAATACTAATTAAACATCCTGAATTATGCATTAAATTATTTAAGTTTCTTAGCGAAAAGATTGTTGATTTACAAGCGAGGTTAATTGAACAAACACTTCATAATTCATACGACAAAATCACCATGTTATTACGACGACTATGTAAGTCAAATGGAATACCATTAAATAGTAATCAATTTAAAATAACAACCCATTTTACCAATCGTGAGCTTGCAAATATGATTGGTACATCAAGGGAAACGGTTAATCGAACAATCAATCAATTAAGAAAAAAAGAAGTAATTAGCATGGATACGGAAGGTTTTATTATCATAAATATAGACAAACTCGAAAATGAGCTTTATTAAGAATAAGAAAAAAAGGCATATGAAGTTAAAGTTCATAGGCCTTTATAAGTTTTCACAAATTTTTAAACCCGTAATATTTGATTAATCTCTTTCGATTACTCGATTAAATAAGATATTATTTTCTAAATGGATATGTTGGAATGTATCAGCCTCAAGAGCCTCAAGTCTTTGATAGACAAGACGATAAGTTCCACAAGCTTCAACTGGAGGAGTAAAGTCATTCGTAATTTCACGTAATTCCTTTAAGATATTACCAGCAGAGTTATTGTCACTTTCTAATTCGTCAACGATTTTATTTAGTTTATTACGATTTTCAGCAGTAGGATTTTGTTCATGCTCTAATATTAGCTTAAAGTCTACTGATTCTTCCTTCCAAGTATGTTGTTCCAGTTCTGTTTTTAAGTCAAAAAATAATTTGTGTAAGTGTACTAAATGAGGATGAGATTGACCGTGAACTCGCATTACTTTCGTTACATATGGGCTTAAAAGTGGTAATTCTTCGTTTAAAAAGCGATGATGTTTGTTCACAATATGAGCAATTAATTCTTTATTTGAAGCTTTATTATAATCAATTTCTGCTTCGTTTATTTGTTTAGATTCATGATAAAGTGTATTTAATTTTGTTAAAATCTCTTCAACGTTCAAATTTTTTTCTTTAATCGCTTC from Arthrobacter citreus encodes the following:
- the ade gene encoding adenine deaminase, which produces MNLHEMKTSTKAEKADFLIKNGKIINVFTKEIIEDSIAITNGIIVGIGEYEANIVIDAEGKYISPGFIDSHVHIESSMVLPSEYAKTVLPHGVTTVITDPHEIANVAGVNGIKMMLDASENIPLDVRVMLPSCVPATSLERGGAVLYAEHLEPFMSHPRVLGLAEVMDYPSVMTMEKQMMDKLNLAHKYQMPIDGHLAGLTKNEINAYSYAGISTDHECTNVQEVLERLRVGMYVAFREGSAARNLKDLLPAVNERNAGRIMYCTDDKHLDDIMKEGSIDFCIRTAIEYGIHPVTAYSMATLNPATCYGLKQKGAIAPGYEANFVFLSDLELVEITDVWCKNEFTVRNSQNTYFIKNEESKLIESKLSLGDIKIEDLELKTDSQTFANIIEINPNSIVTNHIIDKITIENNSFKPSAKENLSKIAVIDRYHSEKEIGLGIVKGLNLIDGAIATTIAHDSHQLIVAGMNDDDMYVAVKTIEEMNGGIVIVSSGKVIAKLSLPIGGLMSNQSAEEVEAGLHQIENSLLKIRPNNTFNAFLTLSFLALPVIPSIKITTKGLFSVNEFKFIPVLVNE
- a CDS encoding Crp/Fnr family transcriptional regulator, with the protein product MSEVIFNHLRKVPLFKSLTDVELQSIVDISYTREYIAKSFIFMQGESLDRVFFIHSGKIKIHINDLSGKEQIVSIPQAEEMFPHVGLFLKGTFPAHAEVIKAAKLIVLPIADFELILIKHPELCIKLFKFLSEKIVDLQARLIEQTLHNSYDKITMLLRRLCKSNGIPLNSNQFKITTHFTNRELANMIGTSRETVNRTINQLRKKEVISMDTEGFIIINIDKLENELY
- the ric gene encoding iron-sulfur cluster repair di-iron protein: MNQPYNQFDKISKIVTEFPKASDLFKSYRIDFCCGGNRPLIEAIKEKNLNVEEILTKLNTLYHESKQINEAEIDYNKASNKELIAHIVNKHHRFLNEELPLLSPYVTKVMRVHGQSHPHLVHLHKLFFDLKTELEQHTWKEESVDFKLILEHEQNPTAENRNKLNKIVDELESDNNSAGNILKELREITNDFTPPVEACGTYRLVYQRLEALEADTFQHIHLENNILFNRVIERD